The proteins below come from a single Bactrocera dorsalis isolate Fly_Bdor chromosome 5, ASM2337382v1, whole genome shotgun sequence genomic window:
- the LOC105223990 gene encoding peroxisome biogenesis factor 1 isoform X2 translates to MPGWQKKLELSGEKISNSVLEQIRIVNSTQILIIWINKSMQVALTVDRVRPIVSYGRIDHNTELVIAPNLYKDITNGSSNGVSSETNDSNINELGQLSRSRTSARIRNLPEESCDPHLVRSTTTTNIKKLSRSESIAKSSRNDKIIRLKKDLRRESRHSFEFRAISGEWKENSQISDVYLSKSNWPEFLELNNVYSMKTPSEQEYYVKVCVSADDEQQYTAHTSIQVNLNLMKKLNLKEMEKVVLKQKAAVVNFVEKIELFAQKKTHYKIIENAFKRYVIERTNKSPMLLNQDEVVRLEDNLIVTIGILPEHFRYCVIDSQFLKESKIYAADLIRKVDEMLEVQSQGNSPLSVQDLIKLPAFDEIVVNLVDELKMNLCLDSKNAILRQGNILIAGASGTGKTVVVERILDELVKKPYYCFFDIFYCSRSKGRKAESIQKDLRSIFTTCLQNAPSIVVLENLDVLAHFAGDQTTQDGEYYNRIADTVHQLIVQYTSNNPISVIATVSELQGLNKRLYSPRGRHLFQNVTKLPSLEREGRELILQELCSHIETEKLDLCKFANLTEGYNKGDLVQLVERAIFYAYRISKTHPILTNELLIDSLANTNSYCLQGIENHQKVNDDDNLEELAVEEVPGLEPVVSVLEEVLMWPSRFPSIFQNSPLRNQAGVLLYGPPGTGKTFLVSKIARSWNLRTISVKGPELLAKYIGQSEENVRNLFNRARSAKPCVLFFDEFDSLAPKRGHDSTGVTDRVVNQLLTELDGVESLQGVTVIAATSRPELLDPALLRSGRIDRLVECGLPDALARVRIFEALSASLNLDDSVDFDYFASRTQNYTGADIQSILTSANMISVKEALSQNAHEKQLSRILVRQKHLIEAFNTTRPSLSAADIAKYQKTYARFTNKERGGARDFVAKRATLA, encoded by the exons GAATTAAGCGGTGAAAAGATTTCGAATAGTGTTTTGGAACAAATTCGCATTGTAAATTCTACACAAATTCTTATAATATGGATAAACAAATCAATGCAAGTGGCCTTAACAGTAG ATCGTGTACGACCAATTGTTTCGTATGGCCGGATTGACCACAACACAGAGTTGGTGATAGCACCGAATCTGTATAAGGATATTACGAATGGTAGCAGTAATGGTGTTTCGTCGGAAACCAACGATTCAAACATAAATGAACTAGGTCAATTGAGTCGAAGCCGCACCAGCGCTCGGATTCGCAACTTGCCTGAAGAAAGCTGCGATCCCCATTTGGTACGTTCGACAACAACtactaatattaaaaagttatcTCGCTCAGAGTCAATAGCGAAATCGAGTCGCAATGATAAAATTATTCGTTTGAAAAAGGATTTGCGTCGGGAAAGTAGAcattcttttgaatttcgcgctATTAGTGGTGAATGGAaagaaaattcacaaatttctgACGTATATCTGAGTAAAAGTAATTGGCCTGAATTTTTGGAATTGAACAACGTGTACTCTATGAAAACACCAAGTGAGCAGGAATATTATGTAAAAGTATGTGTGTCGGCCGACGATGAACAACAGTACACCGCCCACACTAGTATTCAGGTTAATTTGAATCTTatgaagaaattgaatttaaaagaaATGGAGAAAGTAGTACTTAAGCAAAAGGCGGCTGTTGTAAATTTTGTAGAGAAAATAGAACTGTTCGCACAAAAGAAAACacattataaaattattgaaaacgcCTTTAAACGTTATGTAATTGAGAGAACCAATAAATCACCAATGCTCTTAAATCAGGATGAAGTTGTACGCTTAGAGGATAATCTAATTGTGACCATCGGCATTTTGCCTGAACATTTTCGTTATTGTGTTATAGATTCGCAATTTTTGAAAGAGTCGAAAATTTATGCAGCCGATTTGATTCGCAAAGTTGACGAGATGCTTGAAGTACAATCCCAAGGGAACTCCCCGTTAAGTGTTCAAGATTTGATAAAACTGCCAGCATTTGATGAAATCGTTGTTAATTTGGTTGATGAATTAAAAATGAACTTGTGCTTGGATTCAAAGAATGCAATACTGAGACAAGGGAATATTCTTATCGCAG gtgcatctggtACGGGAAAAACTGTAGTGGTGGAGAGAATATTAGATGAGTTGGTGAAGAAGCCTTATTATTGCTTTTTCGATATATTTTACTGTTCGAGAAGTAAAGGGAGAAAG GCTGAATCCATACAAAAAGATCTGCGTAGTATATTTACAACTTGCTTGCAAAATGCACCTTCCATTGTCGTGCTGGAAAACCTCGATGTACTAGCTCATTTTGCAGGCGATCAAACAACACAGGATGGCGAATATTATAACCGAATCGCCGATACTGTACACCAATTGATTGTGCAATATACTAGTAACAATCCCATTTCAGTAATCGCGACAGTAAGTGAGCTTCAAGGTTTAAATAAACGTTTATACTCGCCACGAGGACGCCatctttttcaaaatgtaaCTAAATTACCTAGTCTGGAACGTGAGGGACGAGAATTGATACTTCAAGAGCTTTGCAGTCATATCGAAACGGAGAAATTAGATTTGTGCAAATTTGCAAACCTAACTGAAGGCTACAATAAAGGAGATCTAGTACAATTGGTTGAGCGTGCTATATTTTACGCATATAGAATAA GTAAAACGCATCCGATTCTCACAAATGAACTCTTAATCGATTCACTGGCGAATACGAATTCTTATTGCCTTCAAGGTATTGAGAACCATCAAAAGGTTAATGACGATGACAATCTCGAGGAATTGGCGGTTGAAGAAGTGCCGGGCTTAGAGCCAGTTGTTTCCGTATTAGAGGAAGTGTTGATGTGGCCATCTCGA ttcCCAAGCATTTTCCAAAATTCTCCGCTCCGCAATCAGGCTGGCGTTTTACTGTATGGTCCGCCTGGGACTGGGAAAACATTTCTTGTATCTAAAATTGCACGTTCATGGAATTTACGCACAATATCCGTTAAAGGCCCCGAACTGTTGGCTAAATATATTGGACAAAGTGAAGAGAACGTACGCAATCTATTTAatcg tGCCCGCAGCGCCAAACCTTGTGTACTCTTTTTTGACGAGTTTGATAGCTTGGCACCGAAACGTGGTCACGATTCAACAGGTGTTACAGATCGCGTAGTAAATCAACTGCTGACAGAACTAGACGGTGTTGAGAGTCTGCAAGGTGTTACTGTAATTGCGGCCACTTCACGTCCTGAGCTCCTTGACCCAGCGCTACTACGCTCAGGACGTATCGATCGTTTAGTTGAATGTGGTCTTCCCGACGCCTTGGCACGTGTGCGCATTTTCGAAGCACTATCAGCTTCTCTGAATTTAGATGACTCCGTTGATTTTGACTATTTCGCCAGTCGTACTCAAAACTACACCGGCGCTGATATACAGAGCATACTAACCTCGGCTAATATGATTTCGGTCAAAGAGGCTTTATCCCAAAATGCACATGAG